In Leptodesmis sichuanensis A121, the following are encoded in one genomic region:
- a CDS encoding oligosaccharide flippase family protein yields the protein MTEAQFNSETERPDQKSSLTLKQRAIRGSLWTLSGHASSQLLRLASNLILTRLLFPEAFGLMALVQTFIIGLEMFSDVGIRPSIIQNHRGKDPNFLNTAWTIQVMRGFLLWLGACLMAIPAANFFNQPMLVYLLPVVGIGSAIAGFNSTKLATVNRDLDLARLTILELGSQIIGIVVMVTASWLTRSVWGLVIGGLVGSFTTMILSHLALPGPRNSFHWDRECFQELHRFGRWVFISTLLTFLAGQGDRLLIARFLDVRFLGIYTVALSLSRVTAEVINMVGDRVLFPSYAEIIRERPDRLYAVLRQSRLLLILISWAGSLFFIVFGKTLIGILYDGRYAEAGWILQTLAIGALVARVGHTYDNVLLAKGHTMTISGLLATQTVIQLSAMVLGNYWAGPHGVIIGIAVTGWLMYPFIAICHARQSVWQPELDLPLIAVAIGIAALVMPH from the coding sequence ATGACCGAAGCTCAATTCAATTCTGAGACAGAAAGACCGGATCAAAAGTCCTCTTTAACCCTCAAACAGCGAGCCATCCGGGGTTCTTTATGGACATTATCTGGTCATGCCTCCAGTCAGCTCTTGCGATTGGCGAGCAATTTAATCCTGACCCGACTGTTATTTCCAGAAGCCTTTGGATTAATGGCTCTGGTACAAACCTTCATCATTGGCCTGGAAATGTTTTCCGATGTGGGTATTCGGCCCAGCATTATTCAAAATCATCGGGGCAAAGATCCAAACTTCCTCAATACAGCCTGGACTATCCAGGTGATGCGTGGATTTCTGCTATGGCTGGGCGCTTGTTTAATGGCAATTCCAGCAGCCAATTTCTTTAACCAACCCATGCTGGTGTATTTGTTGCCTGTGGTTGGGATAGGGTCAGCGATCGCAGGTTTCAACTCCACAAAACTCGCTACCGTTAATCGTGATTTAGACCTGGCACGATTAACGATCCTCGAATTAGGGAGCCAGATCATCGGAATCGTTGTCATGGTGACTGCCTCCTGGCTGACTCGCTCTGTATGGGGATTGGTGATCGGCGGATTAGTTGGGTCTTTCACCACGATGATCCTCAGTCATCTGGCTCTTCCTGGCCCCCGCAACTCCTTTCACTGGGATCGGGAATGCTTCCAGGAACTGCATCGCTTTGGCCGTTGGGTATTTATTAGCACCCTGTTGACCTTTTTGGCTGGACAGGGCGATCGCCTGCTCATCGCCCGGTTCTTAGATGTTCGTTTTCTGGGAATTTACACCGTGGCGCTCAGTTTATCTAGAGTCACTGCAGAAGTGATCAATATGGTGGGAGATCGCGTATTGTTTCCCTCCTACGCCGAAATTATCCGTGAGCGGCCCGACCGTCTATATGCGGTGCTGCGGCAATCTCGACTGTTGCTGATTCTCATTAGTTGGGCAGGTTCCCTGTTTTTTATTGTATTTGGCAAAACTCTGATCGGTATTTTGTACGACGGACGCTATGCCGAGGCTGGCTGGATTTTGCAGACCCTGGCGATCGGGGCTTTGGTTGCCCGTGTGGGCCACACTTACGACAATGTGTTGTTAGCCAAAGGTCATACCATGACGATCTCTGGCTTACTTGCAACTCAAACGGTAATTCAACTCAGCGCCATGGTTTTAGGCAATTACTGGGCTGGGCCTCACGGAGTGATCATTGGCATTGCAGTAACAGGATGGTTGATGTATCCCTTTATTGCCATCTGTCATGCTCGCCAATCTGTCTGGCAACCTGAGCTAGATTTGCCGCTTATTGCCGTCGCTATTGGCATTGCAGCTTTAGTCATGCCTCATTAG
- a CDS encoding glycosyltransferase family 2 protein, translating to MTPTPRVSVLMPVYNAQRYVAEAVESILQQSFGDFELLITDDGSCDRSLKILRSYACKDSRIRLRSQINRGLTPTLNAMIQDARGEYIAILEHDDVALPNRLADEVAFLDQHPEVVCVSGAQDLIDEAGRFLTCLQLPQTNTEIQQAALAGHGSMCHPGVMMRRSALLKLGGYNESMGLAHDLDLWLRLGEIGELANLPQPVVRYRLHSASLSEQHCGKQRQEAYLACEQAWKRRGIEGHFEAREPWRPGKDRRSRHKFMLQYGWWAFTNGQKRTALIYGFRAIYALPFTPEGWKLLITAAFKSGADFSQAKL from the coding sequence ATGACCCCAACACCCCGTGTGTCTGTCCTCATGCCAGTCTACAATGCGCAACGCTATGTGGCTGAAGCGGTTGAAAGTATTCTGCAACAAAGTTTTGGTGACTTTGAGTTATTAATTACAGATGACGGTTCTTGCGATCGTTCCTTAAAAATTCTGCGATCCTATGCCTGTAAAGACTCCCGCATCCGGCTCCGGAGCCAGATCAATCGAGGATTAACCCCTACTCTCAATGCCATGATTCAGGATGCACGCGGGGAGTACATTGCCATCCTAGAACATGACGATGTGGCCCTCCCAAATCGATTAGCCGATGAAGTGGCCTTTTTAGACCAGCATCCAGAAGTTGTTTGCGTTAGTGGGGCGCAGGACTTAATTGATGAAGCCGGACGTTTTCTCACCTGCTTACAGTTACCTCAAACAAATACCGAGATCCAACAGGCGGCTTTGGCAGGGCATGGTAGTATGTGCCATCCCGGCGTAATGATGCGGCGCTCTGCTCTCTTGAAACTCGGTGGTTATAACGAATCAATGGGATTAGCTCACGATCTCGACCTGTGGCTACGACTGGGTGAAATTGGAGAACTGGCAAACCTACCCCAACCCGTTGTCCGGTATCGCCTCCATAGCGCCTCCCTGAGTGAACAACACTGTGGCAAACAGCGGCAGGAAGCGTATTTGGCGTGTGAGCAAGCCTGGAAGCGGCGCGGCATTGAGGGGCATTTTGAAGCCAGAGAACCCTGGAGACCCGGAAAAGACAGACGTTCTCGCCATAAGTTTATGCTGCAGTATGGTTGGTGGGCGTTTACCAATGGTCAAAAGCGAACCGCTTTGATTTATGGATTTCGTGCAATCTATGCATTACCATTTACTCCTGAAGGTTGGAAGTTGCTAATTACAGCGGCATTCAAAAGCGGTGCAGATTTTTCCCAGGCAAAACTCTAG
- a CDS encoding glycosyltransferase family 2 protein: MSLSPVVSVLISVFNAKRYLRPAIDSILNQSFQDFELLLLDDGSVDGSWKILQEYAVRDPRIRITRRENRGVPKSRNELLAMAKGEFVAVMDADDIALPDRLIRQVKFLHHHPEVVCVGGSYQLIDEAGRLLLSRFAVPETDAEVQAQLLAGFGGMHHPCLLIRRSAILQVGGYTETMITGSDIDLCLKLGEVGQLVNLREPVLQYRVHSQSLTERNYTRPREEVRAACERAWQRRGIAGEFKAVGPRRPGSDRQSQETYALLYGWWAFNSRQRRTAIHYGWRAVQLAPFNLKAWKLFACALLKPLPDAEEQTV; this comes from the coding sequence ATGTCGCTCTCACCTGTTGTTTCAGTATTAATTTCTGTTTTTAATGCTAAACGATATTTAAGACCTGCTATAGACAGCATTTTGAATCAAAGTTTTCAGGATTTTGAATTATTGCTACTGGATGATGGTTCAGTTGATGGCTCCTGGAAAATTTTGCAGGAATATGCTGTCAGGGATCCTCGAATCCGGATAACTCGTCGTGAAAATCGAGGTGTGCCTAAATCTCGCAATGAACTGCTGGCCATGGCTAAGGGTGAATTTGTTGCCGTGATGGATGCAGATGACATTGCCCTTCCCGATCGCCTTATTCGCCAGGTCAAGTTTTTGCACCATCATCCTGAGGTAGTCTGTGTTGGGGGTAGCTACCAACTGATTGATGAAGCAGGGCGGTTGCTATTAAGCCGATTTGCTGTTCCTGAGACGGATGCTGAAGTTCAGGCTCAGTTACTGGCTGGATTTGGGGGAATGCATCATCCCTGTTTGCTGATCCGGCGATCGGCCATACTACAGGTTGGTGGCTATACCGAAACGATGATTACCGGATCTGACATTGATCTGTGTCTCAAACTAGGCGAGGTCGGTCAGCTCGTTAATTTGAGAGAGCCTGTGCTGCAATACCGGGTTCATAGCCAGTCTCTCACAGAGCGTAATTATACCCGTCCCAGGGAAGAAGTGAGGGCGGCCTGTGAACGAGCCTGGCAACGGCGGGGAATTGCAGGTGAATTTAAGGCTGTAGGGCCACGTCGTCCCGGTAGCGATCGCCAATCTCAGGAAACCTATGCCCTACTCTATGGTTGGTGGGCCTTTAACAGTCGGCAGCGGAGAACCGCCATTCATTATGGGTGGCGAGCAGTTCAGTTAGCACCGTTCAACCTTAAAGCCTGGAAATTGTTCGCCTGTGCTCTACTTAAACCCCTACCAGACGCAGAGGAGCAAACCGTATGA
- the fmt gene encoding methionyl-tRNA formyltransferase encodes MKIVFFGTPEFAVPSLSKLLAHPAFQVLAVVTQPDKRRGRGNQLMPSPIKALALQHQLSVWQPKSVKKDEETLTKLQELQADVFVVVAYGQILSQFILDMPRLGCVNAHGSILPKYRGAAPIQWSIYHGEQETGITTMLMDAGMDTGPTLLEARTPILLLENFYDLAGRLAELAADLLVETLLQLEQGTLQPVPQDNTQATYAPLIQKTDYELDWSRTAIALHNQIRGFYPNCVTQFRGEPLKIMATAPLGPTYWPQLPAEISSLETEWEKWQEKPAQPGEVVAIAKGVGPIVQTGNGLLLLREVQLPGKRPQSGTDFANGNRLMLGERLNTDKARESTES; translated from the coding sequence ATGAAAATTGTGTTCTTTGGCACGCCTGAGTTTGCTGTTCCCAGTCTTAGCAAACTGCTGGCTCATCCAGCCTTTCAAGTGCTGGCCGTGGTGACTCAACCCGATAAGCGTCGGGGACGAGGCAACCAACTGATGCCTTCTCCCATTAAAGCTTTAGCCCTACAGCATCAATTGAGTGTCTGGCAACCCAAAAGTGTCAAGAAAGATGAGGAAACATTAACCAAACTTCAGGAACTCCAGGCAGATGTCTTTGTTGTCGTGGCTTATGGTCAGATTTTGTCCCAATTCATTTTGGATATGCCGCGTTTGGGATGTGTCAATGCTCACGGCTCTATCTTGCCTAAGTACCGGGGTGCTGCACCGATTCAATGGAGTATTTATCACGGTGAACAGGAAACAGGTATCACCACTATGTTAATGGATGCCGGAATGGATACTGGGCCAACGTTGCTGGAAGCTCGCACCCCTATCTTGCTTCTAGAGAATTTTTACGATTTAGCAGGCCGTTTAGCAGAATTGGCGGCTGATTTATTAGTTGAAACACTTCTGCAGCTAGAGCAAGGAACTCTGCAACCTGTTCCCCAGGATAATACTCAGGCAACTTACGCGCCCCTGATTCAAAAGACAGATTATGAGTTGGATTGGAGCCGTACCGCGATCGCTCTCCATAACCAAATTCGGGGATTTTATCCAAACTGTGTGACCCAATTTCGGGGAGAACCCTTAAAAATCATGGCAACGGCTCCCTTAGGGCCAACCTACTGGCCTCAGTTACCTGCAGAAATCAGCAGCTTAGAGACAGAGTGGGAGAAGTGGCAGGAGAAACCCGCTCAGCCTGGAGAAGTGGTTGCGATCGCAAAAGGGGTAGGCCCGATCGTCCAAACGGGAAATGGCCTTTTGCTATTGCGTGAGGTGCAACTTCCTGGCAAACGCCCCCAGTCGGGTACAGATTTTGCCAATGGCAACCGCTTGATGCTGGGAGAGCGATTAAACACAGATAAAGCCCGTGAAAGTACGGAGTCTTAA